From the genome of Ferviditalea candida, one region includes:
- a CDS encoding vWA domain-containing protein, producing the protein MNDKHTLQFATYWNRPYIPMGGTEKIYLLIEAKGNGEVQMNRAPVNLSLVLDRSGSMTGSPLDYSKKACQFVIEQMTEQDLLSMIAFDDEIQTVFEPQPVTHKDLMKQQIASIQPGGSTNFSGGLIQGAQYVKQLKQDGTVQRVILLSDGHANNGVTDPIKLAAIAKEYQHGGVGNSTIGLGDGFDEELMEGIADSGGGNFYYVEKPDDIPGIFAKELQGLLSVVAQNVKLHIQPSDNVQITNIYGYNPVNEDNALTLHLGDLFNEEVNLNFESNVL; encoded by the coding sequence TGGGCGGCACGGAAAAAATCTATTTGCTCATTGAGGCCAAAGGGAACGGAGAAGTTCAAATGAACCGCGCTCCTGTCAACCTGTCGCTCGTATTGGACCGCAGCGGATCGATGACAGGCTCACCGCTGGATTACAGCAAGAAAGCCTGCCAATTCGTCATTGAACAGATGACCGAACAAGACCTGCTGAGCATGATTGCCTTTGATGACGAGATTCAAACGGTGTTCGAACCCCAGCCTGTGACCCATAAGGATTTGATGAAGCAGCAAATTGCATCGATCCAACCCGGCGGAAGCACGAATTTTAGCGGCGGACTCATTCAAGGCGCGCAGTATGTGAAGCAATTGAAGCAAGACGGTACCGTTCAACGGGTGATTCTGCTGTCAGACGGACATGCAAACAACGGAGTAACGGATCCAATTAAACTTGCAGCGATCGCGAAGGAATATCAGCATGGAGGGGTAGGCAACTCCACAATCGGATTAGGCGACGGCTTTGATGAGGAACTGATGGAAGGCATCGCGGACAGCGGGGGCGGAAACTTCTACTATGTGGAAAAACCCGATGATATCCCAGGCATCTTTGCGAAGGAATTGCAGGGTTTGCTGTCTGTCGTCGCCCAAAATGTGAAGCTGCACATTCAGCCCTCGGACAACGTACAAATCACGAACATATATGGATACAATCCCGTGAACGAGGATAACGCTTTGACGCTCCATCTGGGAGACTTGTTTAACGAGGAAGTCAACCTGAATTTCGAAAGTAATGTTCTTTGA